In a genomic window of Paraburkholderia phenazinium:
- a CDS encoding ABC transporter ATP-binding protein, whose amino-acid sequence MIQPASTVLHTEAADIELVQVSKQYGDALAVNAIDLRIPGGQYCCLLGPSGCGKTSTLRMIAGHESVSEGDVLIGGRNVTREEPAARGTAMVFQSYALFPHLSALDNVAFSLKMRGVAKDARRKRAGELLELVAMSAYAERKPAQLSGGQQQRVALARALLNQPRCLLLDEPLSALDPFLRVQMRAELKRWQKELGITFVHVTHSQEEAMALADLVVVMSHGHIEQSGTPHEVFNRPRTEFVARFLGGHNVFSTNGRLFTVRADHLRVVPHGVTPVQTLVGEGGLTRIGGVPCTVREAEYQGTHLRMTLVPLDGSPELVSLVSDGDYDPARLGPEARVVVWWNERDAHPLAA is encoded by the coding sequence ATGATCCAGCCTGCTTCAACCGTGCTCCACACGGAGGCCGCCGATATCGAGCTGGTCCAAGTCTCGAAGCAATATGGCGACGCGCTTGCCGTGAATGCGATCGACCTGCGCATTCCGGGCGGCCAGTATTGCTGTCTGCTCGGACCGTCCGGTTGCGGCAAGACGTCGACGCTGCGCATGATCGCGGGCCATGAATCGGTCTCCGAAGGCGACGTCCTGATCGGCGGGCGCAACGTTACGCGCGAAGAACCGGCGGCACGCGGCACGGCGATGGTGTTTCAGAGCTACGCGCTGTTTCCTCATCTGAGCGCGCTCGATAACGTGGCCTTCAGCCTGAAGATGCGCGGGGTGGCGAAAGACGCCCGCCGCAAGCGCGCCGGCGAACTGCTTGAACTCGTCGCCATGTCCGCTTATGCCGAACGCAAGCCCGCGCAGTTGTCGGGCGGCCAGCAGCAGCGTGTGGCACTGGCGCGTGCCCTCCTGAACCAGCCGCGCTGTCTGCTGCTCGACGAACCGCTCTCCGCACTGGACCCGTTCCTGCGCGTGCAGATGCGCGCCGAACTGAAGCGCTGGCAAAAGGAACTCGGCATCACCTTCGTGCATGTTACGCACTCCCAGGAAGAGGCGATGGCGCTGGCCGATCTCGTCGTCGTCATGAGCCACGGCCATATCGAGCAAAGCGGCACGCCTCATGAGGTCTTCAACCGCCCACGCACCGAATTCGTGGCGCGCTTTCTCGGCGGCCACAACGTCTTCAGCACCAACGGACGCCTCTTCACGGTGCGCGCGGATCATCTGCGCGTGGTGCCGCACGGCGTCACGCCCGTGCAAACCCTCGTGGGCGAAGGCGGTCTCACGCGGATCGGCGGCGTGCCGTGCACCGTGCGCGAAGCCGAGTACCAGGGCACCCATTTGCGTATGACGCTCGTGCCGCTCGACGGTTCGCCCGAACTCGTCTCGCTGGTCAGCGACGGCGACTACGACCCCGCGCGGCTCGGTCCCGAAGCCCGCGTCGTCGTGTGGTGGAACGAGCGGGACGCTCATCCGCTGGCGGCCTAG
- a CDS encoding ABC transporter substrate-binding protein: MSEQNESPAAAEPELTDKGLKRRTLIKGAVAAAGIAGFPYVHAQEKIVLRYLGTAVNQSDDIAKKFKEDTGIEIQYIPVTTDDVAKRIITQPNSFDIVDTEYFSLKKLIPAGTLAGMDAKKIKLADKITPVLTKGEVNGKKIGDQGTAPKKVMFLTGPRSTEFSATPTEWMTLIPTTYNADTLGIRPDLIKRPINSWAELLNPEFKGKAALLNIPAIGIMDSAMAIEAMGHVKYGDKGNMTKAEIDQTIKILIEAKRSGQFRAFWKDFNESVNLMASGEVVIQSMWSPAVTKVRTMGIACKFQPLKEGYRSWASGFAFPRSLQGRKLDAGYEFVNWFQDGWAGAYLMRQGYYSGVLETAKTHMQPYEWDYWIEGKPAAQDIHAPDGQLLEKAGTVRDGGSYNERMGAIACWNAVMDENIYMVQKWNEFIAA, translated from the coding sequence ATGAGTGAGCAGAACGAGAGCCCGGCAGCAGCCGAACCCGAGCTGACGGACAAAGGCCTGAAGCGCCGCACGCTCATCAAGGGCGCGGTTGCGGCGGCGGGCATTGCCGGCTTCCCGTACGTGCATGCGCAGGAGAAAATCGTGCTGCGCTATCTGGGGACCGCGGTCAACCAGAGCGACGACATCGCGAAGAAGTTCAAGGAAGACACCGGCATCGAGATTCAGTACATTCCGGTCACGACCGATGACGTCGCCAAGCGCATCATCACGCAGCCCAACTCGTTCGATATCGTCGACACCGAATATTTCTCGCTCAAGAAGCTGATTCCCGCCGGCACGCTGGCCGGTATGGATGCCAAAAAAATCAAGCTGGCCGACAAGATCACGCCGGTGCTGACCAAGGGCGAAGTGAACGGCAAGAAGATCGGCGATCAGGGTACCGCGCCGAAGAAAGTGATGTTCCTGACGGGTCCGCGCTCCACGGAATTTTCCGCCACTCCGACCGAGTGGATGACGCTGATCCCCACCACCTATAACGCCGACACGCTCGGCATTCGTCCGGACCTGATCAAGCGCCCCATCAATAGCTGGGCCGAGTTGCTGAATCCCGAGTTCAAGGGCAAGGCCGCCCTGCTCAACATTCCCGCAATCGGCATCATGGATTCGGCCATGGCCATTGAAGCCATGGGGCACGTCAAGTACGGCGACAAGGGCAACATGACCAAGGCGGAGATCGATCAGACCATCAAGATCCTGATCGAGGCCAAGCGCTCCGGCCAGTTCCGCGCCTTCTGGAAGGACTTCAACGAGAGCGTCAACCTGATGGCTTCGGGAGAAGTGGTGATCCAGTCGATGTGGTCGCCGGCCGTCACGAAGGTGCGCACCATGGGCATCGCCTGCAAGTTTCAGCCGCTCAAGGAAGGGTATCGCTCATGGGCCTCGGGCTTCGCTTTCCCGCGCTCGCTGCAGGGCCGCAAGCTCGACGCCGGGTATGAGTTCGTCAACTGGTTCCAGGACGGCTGGGCCGGCGCCTACCTGATGCGCCAGGGCTACTATTCGGGCGTGCTCGAGACCGCGAAGACGCACATGCAACCCTATGAATGGGACTACTGGATCGAAGGCAAGCCGGCCGCGCAGGACATCCATGCGCCGGACGGCCAGTTGCTGGAGAAGGCCGGCACCGTGCGCGACGGCGGCTCGTACAACGAACGGATGGGCGCGATTGCCTGCTGGAACGCGGTGATGGACGAGAACATCTACATGGTCCAGAAGTGGAACGAGTTCATCGCGGCATAG
- a CDS encoding ABC transporter permease, with translation MASIELSNRAQAAPVRQRRAPAWLQATPLTLTFLLFFIVPLVITLIVSFWDYNEYQIIPAFTLKNYKAIFDGCSSMTDMCVTFKTYLSTLKFCAIVWAVTLVLGFSIAYFLAFHVRTTAMQTVLFLICTIPFWTSNVIRMISWIPLLGRNGLVNQALLGAHVIDQPLEWLLYSNFSVVLAFVHLYTFFMIVPIFNAMMRIDRSLLEAARDAGASGWQVIRDVVLPLSKTGIVIGSIFVITIVMGDFLTVGVMGGQQIASVGKIIQVQTGYLQFPAAAANAIILLAVVLMIVWGLTRVVDIRKEL, from the coding sequence ATGGCATCGATCGAGCTTTCCAATCGCGCGCAGGCTGCACCGGTACGGCAGCGGCGTGCGCCGGCGTGGCTGCAGGCAACCCCGCTTACGCTCACCTTCCTGCTGTTTTTCATCGTGCCGCTCGTCATCACGCTGATCGTCAGCTTCTGGGATTACAACGAGTATCAGATCATCCCCGCCTTCACGCTGAAAAACTACAAGGCGATTTTCGACGGCTGCTCGTCGATGACGGACATGTGCGTCACCTTCAAGACCTACCTGTCCACGCTCAAGTTCTGCGCGATCGTCTGGGCGGTCACGCTCGTGCTCGGCTTTTCGATTGCCTACTTCCTCGCTTTCCACGTACGCACGACGGCGATGCAGACCGTCCTGTTCCTGATCTGCACGATCCCCTTCTGGACCTCGAACGTGATCCGCATGATCTCGTGGATCCCGCTGCTCGGCCGCAACGGCCTCGTCAACCAGGCGCTGCTCGGCGCGCATGTGATCGACCAGCCGCTCGAATGGCTGCTGTATTCGAACTTCTCGGTGGTGCTCGCCTTCGTGCACCTCTACACGTTCTTCATGATCGTGCCGATCTTCAACGCGATGATGCGCATCGACCGGTCGCTGCTCGAAGCCGCGCGCGATGCCGGCGCAAGCGGCTGGCAGGTGATCCGCGACGTGGTGCTGCCGCTCTCCAAAACCGGTATCGTAATCGGCTCGATCTTCGTGATCACCATCGTGATGGGCGATTTCCTGACGGTCGGCGTGATGGGCGGCCAGCAGATCGCCTCGGTCGGCAAGATCATCCAGGTTCAGACGGGCTACCTGCAGTTCCCGGCCGCCGCGGCCAACGCGATCATCCTGCTCGCCGTGGTGTTGATGATTGTGTGGGGTTTGACGCGGGTAGTCGACATCCGCAAGGAGCTGTGA
- a CDS encoding ABC transporter permease gives MQAIRRKHRERRPASFYWLALLFGLFVLFLYGPVITIFILSFQGPEGGLTFPMRGVSLHWFAVLRQGVGDIDIWGAFARSVRLALAVTVLTVLFSVAAGLAFRKRFRGDTAVFYVSVASLIMPSIIVSLGIGLTFRLLDSGVKYLATAWGNQSFADNYSTSMGLFTSALGAHLTWTLPFGLLVMFAVFNRFNPAYEEAGRDLGATPWQNFRHIVLPIIGPSVIGVAMFGFTLSWDEIARTSQAIGDQNTLPLELQGLTTSVTTPVIYALGTMTTVLSLTVMVSCLLAVRWLTRRRLAAAMR, from the coding sequence ATGCAGGCCATCCGCCGCAAGCATCGCGAACGCCGGCCCGCCAGTTTCTACTGGCTGGCCCTCCTGTTCGGGCTGTTCGTGCTGTTCCTGTACGGCCCCGTGATCACCATCTTCATCCTGTCGTTTCAGGGACCGGAAGGCGGCCTCACCTTCCCGATGCGCGGCGTCTCCCTGCACTGGTTCGCGGTACTGCGTCAGGGCGTGGGCGATATCGACATCTGGGGGGCGTTCGCGCGTTCCGTGCGCCTCGCGCTGGCCGTGACGGTGTTGACCGTGCTGTTCTCGGTGGCGGCGGGCCTTGCGTTTCGCAAGCGCTTTCGCGGCGACACCGCCGTATTTTATGTGTCGGTGGCGAGTCTGATCATGCCTTCGATCATCGTGTCGCTCGGCATCGGCCTCACCTTCCGTCTGCTCGATAGCGGCGTCAAATATCTGGCCACTGCGTGGGGCAATCAGTCGTTCGCGGACAACTATTCCACTTCGATGGGGCTGTTCACCTCGGCGCTCGGCGCGCACCTGACGTGGACCCTGCCGTTCGGACTGCTGGTGATGTTCGCGGTGTTCAACCGCTTCAATCCCGCCTACGAAGAAGCGGGACGCGATCTGGGCGCGACGCCGTGGCAAAACTTCCGGCATATCGTGTTGCCGATCATCGGGCCTTCCGTGATCGGCGTGGCGATGTTCGGCTTCACGCTCTCGTGGGACGAGATCGCCCGCACATCACAGGCTATCGGCGATCAGAACACCTTGCCGCTCGAACTGCAGGGGCTCACCACCTCCGTCACGACGCCGGTGATTTACGCGCTCGGCACGATGACCACCGTGTTGTCGCTGACCGTGATGGTGAGCTGTCTGCTCGCCGTGCGCTGGCTGACCCGCAGGCGGCTTGCCGCGGCCATGCGCTAG
- a CDS encoding MFS transporter: MQSDQPTQPPGGAAPHLSKFGAVLRVTSGNFLEQFDFFLFGFYATYIARTFFPAASEFASLMQTFAVFGAGFLMRPLGAIILGAYIDKVGRRRGLIVTLAIMASGTILIACVPGYASIGLLAPALVLIGRLLQGFSAGAELGGVSVYLAEMATPGKKGFYTAWQSASQQVAIVVAAALGYALNLLLTPPQIGAWGWRLPFLIGCMIVPFLYVLRRSLQETAEFQTRRHHPATSEVFRSMLTNWQTVVAGMMMVAMTTTTFYLITVYTPTFGRAVLHLSTADALVVTLLVGVSNFIWLPLGGAVSDRIGRRPLLLFISALAIVTTYPALEWLAHAPSFLRMLTVLLYFSFFFGVYNGAMVAALTEVMPVEVRVAGFSLAYSLATALFGGFTPAVSTFLIEITGDKAAPAYWLIFAALCGFFATLVLYRRGGAAELQAKLG; encoded by the coding sequence ATGCAATCCGATCAACCGACCCAGCCGCCTGGCGGTGCCGCACCGCATCTCTCGAAGTTCGGCGCCGTCCTGCGCGTGACGAGCGGCAACTTCCTCGAACAGTTCGACTTCTTCCTGTTCGGCTTCTACGCCACGTACATCGCCAGGACGTTTTTCCCGGCCGCCAGCGAGTTCGCCTCGCTGATGCAGACCTTTGCCGTGTTCGGCGCCGGTTTTCTGATGCGGCCGTTGGGCGCCATCATCCTCGGCGCGTATATCGACAAGGTGGGGCGGCGCCGCGGCCTGATCGTCACGCTGGCCATCATGGCGAGCGGCACGATCCTGATTGCCTGCGTGCCGGGCTATGCGTCGATCGGCTTGCTGGCGCCGGCGCTGGTGTTGATCGGGCGTCTCTTGCAGGGGTTTTCGGCGGGGGCCGAACTCGGCGGCGTGTCGGTGTATCTGGCGGAAATGGCCACGCCGGGCAAGAAGGGCTTTTACACCGCCTGGCAGTCGGCTAGCCAGCAGGTGGCTATCGTGGTGGCGGCCGCGCTCGGCTACGCGCTGAACCTGTTGCTCACGCCGCCGCAAATCGGCGCCTGGGGCTGGCGTTTGCCGTTCCTGATCGGTTGCATGATCGTACCGTTTCTCTATGTGCTGCGCCGCTCGCTGCAGGAAACCGCGGAGTTCCAGACGCGCCGCCATCATCCGGCCACCTCCGAAGTGTTCCGCTCGATGCTGACCAACTGGCAGACGGTGGTCGCCGGCATGATGATGGTTGCGATGACAACCACCACTTTCTACCTGATCACCGTCTATACACCGACCTTCGGCCGCGCGGTGCTGCATCTAAGCACCGCGGATGCGCTGGTCGTCACGCTGCTGGTGGGGGTGTCGAACTTTATCTGGCTGCCGCTCGGCGGCGCGGTTTCGGATCGCATCGGCCGCCGGCCCTTGCTGTTGTTCATTTCGGCACTCGCCATCGTCACCACCTATCCTGCGCTGGAATGGCTCGCGCATGCGCCTAGCTTCCTGCGCATGCTGACCGTGCTGCTGTATTTTTCGTTCTTCTTCGGCGTCTATAACGGTGCGATGGTTGCGGCCCTCACGGAGGTGATGCCGGTGGAGGTGCGGGTCGCCGGTTTCTCGCTCGCCTATAGTCTCGCCACGGCCTTGTTCGGCGGTTTTACGCCCGCTGTCTCGACCTTCCTGATCGAGATAACCGGCGATAAAGCGGCACCGGCTTACTGGCTGATCTTCGCGGCCTTATGCGGCTTCTTCGCCACGCTGGTGCTGTATCGCCGGGGTGGGGCGGCTGAGTTGCAGGCCAAGCTGGGCTAG